A window of Terriglobia bacterium genomic DNA:
ACACTTACAAGAACGATTCCTCCACCGCCGTGTAGGAAACATCCTGAGCGCGGTCCACGATTCGGCCATCGCGCATTTCCACCAACCGGTGGGCGATCGCCGCCACTTCGGGATTGTGCGTAATCAGGATGATCGTTTGGGTGAACTTCGTATTCAGCTCCTGCAACATCTTTAAAACGAGTTGAGAATTTTCTGAGTCCAGATTTCCGGTCGGCTCATCCGCCAACAAAATGGACGGCCGGTTGATGACGGCTCGCGCCAAGGCGACGCGTTGCTGTTCGCCTCCTGACATCTCCAGCGGCTTGCTTTTGAGCTTGTGCTCGAGCCCCAGCACCCGCAAAACCTCCTGGCTCGATTGTAACTGCATCGCCCCTGATCCATTGCCGTGGATGTGGCGCGCGATTTCCAGGTTTCCCTGGGCGGTCATCGTGGGAAGCAGATTGAACCGCTGAAAAACAAAACCGATCTTATCGCGCCGAACCCGCGTGCGCGCCGCATCGCTGAGCGCGCTGACATTCACGCCGTCAATCCATACTTCACCGCTCGTGGGTGTCGTCAAGCCTCCGAGGATATGAAGAAGGGTGGACTTCCCGCAGCCCGAAGGCCCCATGATGGCGACAAACTCACCCTGATGGGCCCGAAGGTCGATGCCGCGCAGCGCCAGGACGTCTACCTTCCCGGCGCGGTACACTTTGGTCACGGCCTTTGTTTCAAGAATGGTCTTCAAGTCTAGGCGCCCTCGAAGGGTCAGGATGCGAACGTCATGATAACAAAATTTTGTGCCTTTGTGATGACAAATCTCCCGCCGGCGGGGCGGAGAGGTTGCTTCACAAGCGAATGGAGAGGACGAAACGGTAAGTCTGAAGGTTACGGTGTCACAACCCGGAATCCGGAAGCGGAAATCTACTCATAAGAAAGTGCGGCAATGGGATCCTGCGAGGCGGCGCGCAAGGAGGGATAAAACCCTCCCAGCACACCCGCCAGGACCGCCAGCAGGCTGGCCCTGACCACCCAGGAGGTCGTGATCAACACCGACAGTGTGGGCAGGGTGGTGGTGATGACGCGCTTGGCCAAGAAGGTGAAGCCCAATCCCAGGAGGATCCCGAGGATCGTCAGCAGGAGCGCTTCCCGGAGAATCGCGTCGACAATGAAGAGCTTGGAAGCTCCCAGCGACTTCAGGATGCCGATTTCACGGGTGCGCTCGGTGATCGTGGTGTACATCGAGAGATAAATCACCAGAAAACCGATCAAGCAGGCGATGAAAATCATTACATCAATGAAAGTATTCAGTGCGGGGATGGTTGCATTCGTGATCTGTGAAAGATATTCCTTGATAGAAATCACCGAATAATCGCGCAGCTCGGGAATGGCTTTGATCCGCTGGACGACGGCGTCGGTCTCGTTCGGATCCTTGACCTTAACGTAGAACACCGAGGTCTTGTCCACCGCTCCCATCAAGTCTTGAAGGGTGGCGAGCGGGACAAATACGCGAGCGCCCTTACCATGCTCCACAATCCCGCACACCCGGAACTTATGGTTGAGCACGTCAATTTGGTCCCCGACCCTCAGCTTGTTGTTGCGGGCGTGCAGATCATCCACCAACACGTCGAGCGGTTCTTCGAACGGGCCTCCCCGGAGGTAGTTGAAGCCTCCCGAGAGGGCGCTGTAACTCTTCAGGTCAATCCCGAAGATTTGGCTGAGTCCGCCGCTCGTGGTGGTCTGAATCAAAACGGGAGCCGCGACCTTGACACCCTCGACTCGCTCCAGCACGTCCTTGAACTTGACTGACATGGGGGCTCCGGTCAGCCACAGAAGCTGCGCGTTGGGAGGCCGGAACATGATATCCGCGCCGATCCCCTCCTGCCGCTTGGCACTATCCACCCGCATCCAGGTGGTGATCCCGACGACAAGCAACACCAGGGTGACCTGGATCGCCACGGCAACCACAGAGACAAAGGTCCGCATCGGCCGGTGGAGGATGTTGGCGACGATCATGGAGTTGGTCAAGGCGGCAGACTCTCTTTCAAGGGTTGGTCGGTTTCCGACCGACTTCGATCAATTCATAGCCTCCCGGCCGGGTGAGTTCGAATTTGCTGTCATCCAGCAGGAGATTGAATTTAATATCGTCAACGCGGATTGCCAGACCGTAATCTTCGCGAGGTCGAAAGAGGTCAATTCCGCCGGGATACCAAACATCCCCCCATTGAGAATACTGCGTGTAATGCGCATCTGATTCTAGCACACCCCCCTCAGAATACAACTGCTGCCGGGCGACGCGAAGGTCAAATCGATCAATCCAAATCTTGCGACGGAGGGCAGCGGACCCGGATTCCGCTTGGACGACCTCGTACATCACATAGAAATTGTCCCTGCCCTCGGAAGCCTCCTCCTGAAAAATGAGTCGGTGGTCGATGTTTTCGCCGATGGTCGCCGGCCGGAGGGCTTCAAGAATATGTTCCGGGCGAAGGTTTTCCAGGGGTTTCTTGGAATGCGGGTGGTCGAGGGCGCTTCCAATAATGAATTTCCTGTAAGGAGCGAATGAGACCCGAAACTCCCGGCCATTGGAAACCATATCGAGGGCATTCAGCCCAAAGCTCGGGATTTGCCCGATCATCCGAAGGTGGTCCGGAGAGCGATACAGAAGAAAACCCTTAATCTCGTGATAGTTTTTCAACTCGCCACTGGCAAGCGAACCGCTCCGAAGGTCAAACCGGACCTTCGCCTGGAAAGAGTGGACGGCCTCAGCCTCCGAATTCAAGCGATGAATGAGGTCCTGCAGGCTTGCGGTTTGAGCGGAGCGGGGACGCTCAAACTCTTTAACCTTGTGGGTCTTAACGACACACCCTCCCGCGGCCAAGGCCAGCAGCAGGGACATCAGAATGGCGTACCCGGATCGGTTTGTCGTCAAGCGGTTTCACCCCGAGGAGGTCGACTGCCAGTACAAAAGTGGCGTAGTTTAGGCGGACGGTTCTTCGCTTGTCAAGGCGAATGCTCCTCGCCACCACCTCCGAAGTGTTCCTGAAACTCCCGGCTCCGCTTTCTCAATATCAGCCAGTCCACAAAAATGTCCGGCGTCTGTAACCAAACTGTGAACCACTGAGCAATCTCTGCTTTCTCCGCACGTTTCCCGGAATGGACCTTTTTGTTTCTCGCAATCATCTGGGCTCGTTTCTTGCCCTTAAGGATGAGTTCCCGGCAACGTTGCATACCCTTCGGGTCGCCTTGGGTGCTGAACTCGGAGAATCGCGCATGCACCTTCAGCAAGGTCTGCTCTGAGGCATCCAGGGTATCGAACTTAAGCATTCCCTCGAACTCATCTTCCATTGAACACTCGCCTTGGCCATGAGACGGGGGGCCTGAGGGGAAACGATTCACTTCCGTGTCCTGGGGCGACGGGGTTTTGTTGTCACCTCAGGGGAACTGGGGGTTTGTGGTGCAATGGCGGCGTCCAGCGCCAAGGCCCGCCGGTACTCACGCACGGCGTTTTGATGCTGCGCCAGGGTCTTGGCGAAAATGTGCCCCCCATTGTTATCGCTGACGAAGTAGAGATAATCGGCCGGTTCGGGATGTACCGCCGCCTCCAGGGACGCCTCGCCGGGATTTGCGATCGGCCCCAACGGCAAACCACTTTGAAGATAGGTATTGTAGGGCGAGTCGATCTGCATGTCGGAGCGATAGATTTTTCCCCGATAGCTGTCCTTGAGCAGAGCCGCGTAGATGACCGTGGGATCACATTCCAGCCGCTGGTGGATTCTCAGCCGATTTAGAAAGACGGCGCTGATGAGCGGTCGCTCGGTCTCCTTTCGAGTTTCTTTCTCGATTAAAGACGCCAGGATGACCGCCTGATGAAGCGTCAAGTTCTCATTTCGAGCTGCCGCCAGATATTCCGGCGTCACGAATTTGTGGAACCGATCCAGCATCTTGCCGATGATTTCGAGGACGGGGGTGTGGCGTTCAAATTTATAGGTGTCCGGAAAAAGGTAACCCTCGAGCGATACGGCGCTGGGCGAGATCTCTTTGATCAAATCCACACGGTTTGTTGCTGTCAGAAATTCATCCTTGTCGGCAAGACCAGCATTCGCCAATATCCCGGCAATGTCAAAGATGTTTGATCCTTCCGGTACAGTCACCTCGTGATAGTGCACCTCTCCCCGGAGCAGTTTTTGGATGACTTCAAATTCGGTCAAAGGGCGGTCGAAATTGTATTCGCCGGCGCGGATGACCCGTTTGCGCCGTTCCAGCAGCAGCGCCACCAGAAAAGAGCGGCGGTGGCGAATGATGCCTTCCTTTTGAAGCAGGTCCACGATCCCCCGCAGACGGGTGCCCCGGGGTATTTCCACCAGCTTTTCCTTCTCGGTAAACCCTTTGTAAGGAGAGCTTAGGAGAAATGCGCCTCCAATGACGACGGCGAGGCACGAAAGCACGAGGAATGAAATCAGAACCGTTGTGCGGTACCAAAATCTGGAAACAAAATGCATCCTTCTTATCCTGACGTCGTGGCGGTGCTGAAAAGTTTGCCGCCATCCGATTCAGCGCTGCGACCTGCGGCAAGACTTCTCACATGGCGTTCAAATCCCCGTCACCACCTGCAAATGTGGTTTGCATTGAGAATCCCTCGGCCGCGGGGTGAGTTACGGTTCAGCACTGGGTTCGCGAGAGGAGTTGTCGTGACCGTGAGCATCAAGATAGCTTTGCAGCAGAAGCATCGCCGCCATTTGATCGATAACCCCCTTTCGCTTCTCCCGGCGCATGCCACCGCCGATTAAAACCTTGCGGGCTTCTGCCGTGGTGAGGCGCTCATCCCAAAGGACTGGGGTCAGGCCCAGGCGGGTGGAAAGCGCCTCGGCAAAAGCCCTGACCTTGTCGGCTTGTGGCCCGATGGTGCCATCCATGTTGAGCGGATACCCGACGACCACTTTCTCGGCCGCGTAGTCATCGAAGAGAGCTTTGAGTTCATCGAGATCCGACTCCAAACCTCTCCTCTTGAGAGTGGTCACGGCCTGGGCTGTAATCCCCAGCGCATCGCTGACCGCAACGCCGATGCGGACATCGCCAACATCCAACCCCAGGATCCGACCTGCCATGAAATTCCTTTGCCGCTCTCTTCAAATTCAATCAGGCATGGCAGTATAGAAAGCGGATCGCGCATGTGTCAAATGACAACTTCGGTCCCCATAGGCTTGACTCTCATTTTCGCCCAGCGTAAGCTTGGTTTCTCAGGCTTGTATTGTAGGAACCAGTTTTTCCTCCCCCGTGGAAACCTCCATGTACACGCAGCTGCTCGGGTGTGGAGCAGGAATTCCTGAGACCAAGTTCAAGCGATGAGATGGGCTCCCCCGCTGTTGCGCGGCGGTGTATCACTACCCGGCGGCTCGGAGCTGACGAGGCAGCGGCAGTCATGGTCAATCAACAACCCTAATCTGGAGGTATTCGATGATTGGAGTTTCTCATCACCCCTCGGGTCGTCCCGTCCCAGGGGAGTACGCACAGTATGCACAGGCCGACATCGACCTGGTGGAAGGATCTGACGCCGTGATCGTGTTGGAGCGTCTCGCTGACCAGACACTCGCGTTCTTGCACTCTCTTCCTGAAGACCGTCTGGCGGGTCTACGATATGCCCCCACCAAATGGACCTTGAAGGTGGTCCTTGGGCATGTGATCGACGACGAACGAGTCTTTGCCTATCGGGCGTTTTGCCTCGCACGCGGCGAAACTCTGTCGCTGCCAGGATTCGACGAAAATGTGTACGCGGCTCATGGAGATGCCGAGCACCGCTCATGGGGGGAACTCTTATCGGACTACCAGGCAGTCCGGGCGGCTTCCTTGTCGCTCTTCCGCGGGCTCTCACCTGCTCGATGGACGCGCGCGGGTGAAGTAAACGGGTATCGAGCAACGCCCCGTGGGCTGGCCTTTCACATGGCCGGTCACGAGTTGCACCATATGCGATTGCTGCAAGAGCGCTATGTCCCACTGCTCACCCGCCACCCGTAGGCCCGCCGCCTGATAGACCGCTGGAGCTGAGGGAACTACGGAACCCGAATCGCCGGCCGACGAGTCAAGCCAGAATTAATCATTCATGGGTGCGCCAGTCGGCTACGTTCATTTACTGTCCCTCCGCAGCAGCGCAGCCACCGCCATCAGGCGGGCCATCAATAGGAAGTAGAGGAGAAGAATCATGAGCACCAGGAACAACTTGCTCAATCAATGCCGAAAACCGACAGGATGGCACGGCAGATTCGTTTTGTGGACAATGAACATCCGGCATTCCAAGGTGACCGACTGGGGACTGAAGCATGTCCCGATAGAGAAGCACGAAACGATTCTCGACGTGGGCTGCGGCGGCGGGAGGACCGTTCGCAAGCTGGCCGCCATCGCTACGGAGGGCAAGGTCTACGGCGTCGATCATTCTGGAGAGGGTGTCGCCGCAGCCCAGCGAACAAACCAACAATGGATAGCGATGGGCCGCGTCGAAATCCGGCTAGGTTCTGTGTCTCATCTGCCATTTTCCGAGGACATGTTCGATCTCGCCACAGCGGTGGAAACGCATTTCTGGTGGCCTGACTTGCCCGCTGACATGCGAGAGGTCTTCCGCGTACTGAAACCCGGTGGCAGGCTCATCGTCATCGCAGAAATATACAAAGGAGGGAAACACGTCCGGATTCAAAAGCTATTAGAGAAGCATGCGAAAATGACGCAGATGGCGCTCTTGAGTGTTAAGGAACATAGCGAACTCTTCTCAAACGCCGGTTATTCGGATGTTCAGATTATAGAGGAACACGACAAGGGTTGGATCTGTGGCATTGGCAGAAAGCCTTTGTAGTTTGTGGATGAAACCCGCATTCTCCCCCTACAGGGCGACCGAGCGAGAGGCCCTCTGTTTACACCGAGCTACGTGCAGAGTAGACTCCGCACGTCAAGGTAACCAGCAATCAGAGGGAGAGCTCAACCCATGGACATTCTCCAGGCCATAGGAAACACATCGATGGTTCGACTGCGCAAGGTCGTTCCACCTCATTGCGCAGAAATCTGCGTGAAGCTTGAGTGGGAGAACCCCACCGGCAGCGTCAAGGACCGGATGGCACTGGCCGTGATTACGCAGGCGGAGGGGGACGGCCGACTGAAGCCCGGGGATTCCGTCCTCGAATATACCGGCGGCAGCACAGGAACGTCGCTTGCATTGGTCTGCGCCGCCAAAGGATACCGTCTCCAGATCGTCAGCTCCGATGCGTTCAGCCAGGAGAAGCTGGATCACATGGCGGCCCTGGGGGCTGAGCTGACACTTGTCCCGAGCGAGGGAGGGCGCACCACCAAGAAGCTGATCCTGGACATGATCGAGGCCGCCCGTGTGTTGAGCCAAGAGCCTCACACCTACTGGACCGACCAGCTCAACAACCACGACAGCATCGCGGGCTATTACGCGCTGGGCGAGGAGATCTGGAATCAAACGAAGGGGCAGATCGACGCCTTCGTTCATTGCGTGGGGACGGCGGCTTCCTCGCGTGGGGTCGCCACAGTGCTGAAGCGACGCAAACCGGGTATCAAGATCGTCGTCGTTGAACCCGCGGAATCCTCGGTGTTGCTGGGAGGGCAGGCAGGTCCTCACAAGATCGAAGGAGTGGGGATCGGCTTCACTCCTCCTCTCTGGGAGCCGACTCTCGTGGACGAGATTCAGCCGGTCAGAACAGACGACGCGAAGGACATGGCGAGACGCCTTTCGCGGGAGGAGGCCCTTTTCGCGGGGACGTCTTCCGGAGCGAACGTCGTCGCCGCGATTCGCGTCGCGGAGCGACTTGGGCCACAGGCCCAGGTGGTGACGCTGATGGCCGACTCCGGCCTTAAGTACTTGAGCACCGACGTGTTTCGGAGAAAGTAAGCCACCCTCTCGATCATAAGAGGAGTATCGGATGACCATCAAAGATCTGGAAACTCTTTACGATTATGGCCACTGGGCAAACAAAAAGCTCTTCAATGTGATTTCACAGCTTACGCCGGAACAATTCACGCAGCCGGTGGGAGGAA
This region includes:
- a CDS encoding ABC transporter ATP-binding protein yields the protein MKTILETKAVTKVYRAGKVDVLALRGIDLRAHQGEFVAIMGPSGCGKSTLLHILGGLTTPTSGEVWIDGVNVSALSDAARTRVRRDKIGFVFQRFNLLPTMTAQGNLEIARHIHGNGSGAMQLQSSQEVLRVLGLEHKLKSKPLEMSGGEQQRVALARAVINRPSILLADEPTGNLDSENSQLVLKMLQELNTKFTQTIILITHNPEVAAIAHRLVEMRDGRIVDRAQDVSYTAVEESFL
- a CDS encoding ABC transporter permease; its protein translation is MTNSMIVANILHRPMRTFVSVVAVAIQVTLVLLVVGITTWMRVDSAKRQEGIGADIMFRPPNAQLLWLTGAPMSVKFKDVLERVEGVKVAAPVLIQTTTSGGLSQIFGIDLKSYSALSGGFNYLRGGPFEEPLDVLVDDLHARNNKLRVGDQIDVLNHKFRVCGIVEHGKGARVFVPLATLQDLMGAVDKTSVFYVKVKDPNETDAVVQRIKAIPELRDYSVISIKEYLSQITNATIPALNTFIDVMIFIACLIGFLVIYLSMYTTITERTREIGILKSLGASKLFIVDAILREALLLTILGILLGLGFTFLAKRVITTTLPTLSVLITTSWVVRASLLAVLAGVLGGFYPSLRAASQDPIAALSYE
- the mltG gene encoding endolytic transglycosylase MltG, coding for MHFVSRFWYRTTVLISFLVLSCLAVVIGGAFLLSSPYKGFTEKEKLVEIPRGTRLRGIVDLLQKEGIIRHRRSFLVALLLERRKRVIRAGEYNFDRPLTEFEVIQKLLRGEVHYHEVTVPEGSNIFDIAGILANAGLADKDEFLTATNRVDLIKEISPSAVSLEGYLFPDTYKFERHTPVLEIIGKMLDRFHKFVTPEYLAAARNENLTLHQAVILASLIEKETRKETERPLISAVFLNRLRIHQRLECDPTVIYAALLKDSYRGKIYRSDMQIDSPYNTYLQSGLPLGPIANPGEASLEAAVHPEPADYLYFVSDNNGGHIFAKTLAQHQNAVREYRRALALDAAIAPQTPSSPEVTTKPRRPRTRK
- the ruvX gene encoding Holliday junction resolvase RuvX, coding for MAGRILGLDVGDVRIGVAVSDALGITAQAVTTLKRRGLESDLDELKALFDDYAAEKVVVGYPLNMDGTIGPQADKVRAFAEALSTRLGLTPVLWDERLTTAEARKVLIGGGMRREKRKGVIDQMAAMLLLQSYLDAHGHDNSSREPSAEP
- a CDS encoding DinB family protein, coding for MIGVSHHPSGRPVPGEYAQYAQADIDLVEGSDAVIVLERLADQTLAFLHSLPEDRLAGLRYAPTKWTLKVVLGHVIDDERVFAYRAFCLARGETLSLPGFDENVYAAHGDAEHRSWGELLSDYQAVRAASLSLFRGLSPARWTRAGEVNGYRATPRGLAFHMAGHELHHMRLLQERYVPLLTRHP
- a CDS encoding class I SAM-dependent methyltransferase; the encoded protein is MSTRNNLLNQCRKPTGWHGRFVLWTMNIRHSKVTDWGLKHVPIEKHETILDVGCGGGRTVRKLAAIATEGKVYGVDHSGEGVAAAQRTNQQWIAMGRVEIRLGSVSHLPFSEDMFDLATAVETHFWWPDLPADMREVFRVLKPGGRLIVIAEIYKGGKHVRIQKLLEKHAKMTQMALLSVKEHSELFSNAGYSDVQIIEEHDKGWICGIGRKPL
- a CDS encoding cysteine synthase family protein produces the protein MDILQAIGNTSMVRLRKVVPPHCAEICVKLEWENPTGSVKDRMALAVITQAEGDGRLKPGDSVLEYTGGSTGTSLALVCAAKGYRLQIVSSDAFSQEKLDHMAALGAELTLVPSEGGRTTKKLILDMIEAARVLSQEPHTYWTDQLNNHDSIAGYYALGEEIWNQTKGQIDAFVHCVGTAASSRGVATVLKRRKPGIKIVVVEPAESSVLLGGQAGPHKIEGVGIGFTPPLWEPTLVDEIQPVRTDDAKDMARRLSREEALFAGTSSGANVVAAIRVAERLGPQAQVVTLMADSGLKYLSTDVFRRK